The sequence AGTACTGGATGGCGCACAAGCATTCAGCAACACGTGGTCTTAAGACTGCACGTCGTCAGAGGACTCGTCTGAAGACAGGCCATCTCTCCTAATCGTCACAGCAGAAGTACTGACCGCTGTGAACAGCACTCTCCTTGATAGTCTCAGCTGTTCGCCTCTGGTTCAGATCAAGCAGTGCTTTCAGCAGGTCATTTAAGCTGGCATCTCTGCCCTCTTTCTCCACCCAAATGTTCAGCAGTTCATGGATCCTGTCTTCAAAGGGAAGGGGATCTTTGCTTTTGATCACATTGTCGCTGATCCCAAGGTGACGGAAGAATCGCTTGTAGATGTCGACGTCTGTTTCTTCAAAGTACTCGAAGCATTTCCTCAGAGACTCTACACCTGCAAGCAAAGAAAGAGCTTCGTTCAAGCACCCTGACCTTAGTCATGGAGTAACAGCGTTCATTATGAACATGAACAACTGGATCACAAAGCAGGGCCGCATCAACACAAGTGTGTCGTCATGAGGAAGTGAGCCCTCAATGTCCACTGCGGCTTTAACACCAGCGTACCAGGGTGACATAAGGAGAAGgaatgacataaaaacacattaccaTTCACAGGAACAAGCTTGGGAAAGGGCTCATCTTCCTAAAcgacaagagagagaaacaatCATTATGTTTCAGGTCGCTGCCGTACTCATCCCCCCCCACACAACTACGAACTGACATCACAAGGTAAACACAGTCAGTGGCCGTCATTAGATGTGAAATCCAAGTCAGTGCTGGTGGAGCGCTGTGGTCTTTCAACAGCTCTCAGTGGTTGTCAAGTAAGAGTCAAAGTGAGGAAAGCGGAGGAGGAGCATGGAACACCAGGGAAGCCAGAGCCTAGCTGAGACGGGGTTGGGGGGGGTAGTAGGCAAGGATGGAAGCAAGGGTGAACAAAAGGGTTCTCACCCTCCTGCTGGGGGCCACAGGGCTGGCTCGGGGGGGAGATGCGGGGAAGGCAGAGCAGGGCGGGCCAGTTAGGCTGTGCTGGGAGTTACTGGCTGAGCTGTTGAGGCTTTGGCAGAGCCCTTTACACTCGTCCTCCGTACCAGCGGATGGTTTGGCTCTCACCAGTAGCTGGGACAAGATGAGACTGGGGCGGCCTGACACTTGGGGCTCTCCGTCCTTCTTTCCCTCAGTGGGACAGTGATCGCTGGAacgctggggggggggggggggggacgagtGACATGTTCAGACAGACATCCTTCATGTCCCTCTGAGGACACGTTCATTTGAAAAACACCTGCTGTGTTCATCTGCGTGTGACAAATTCTCTCCATAAATCGGAGCCGGCTGGAGTCTCTGCAGTCAGCTCTCTGTACGGCTCTGCGCTTGTTTAATTAATCCTACAGTCATGTCAAAAGAATTACTCTGACTCACCTGTCCAGCTTTCACACCGCCTCGTCGACCTCTCCGAGAACCTGAACAAAGCATGTGAGCAGAGCATTAGGAAGAAACTCCCCAGACTACTGCAGCAGCATTCTTTACAGCACATCATCCAAACTCCTCAATAAGATCCAGGACATCAAAACTGTGCTGCCAGCTTGCTCACCCACGCCCACACCACCATTGTCTTCCACAACCTCCATCAGCTCCCCATCCCACAACGGACccaatttaaaatccttctgcTCACTCACAAAGCTCTCCACAACCAGACCCCCTCCTACCTCACTGACCTGctccaccaccacactcctgtgtcccccccccccactcaggACCAAGCACCAGACTTGGGGTGACAGAGCCTTTTCCATTGCTGCTCCCAGCTTTGTCAGGGAGACAAACTATTTCATCTGAGACCACTGAAACTCCACATAGACAACAGGCGTGTAATGTTCATCAGTGTTTGGATGAGAACCTTCCCAACATCAGCTGAACAGCTTGTTAATGGTTGTCTCAGTGCCCCCCAGGACGAGGACTTGAGAGGTTGTCCAGCCAGTGTGTGCTTACTGTACCTGCCTCTGTCCGGCATCTCCACAGGACGACCCCCACGATGATCACCACGACAGCAAACAGCGACAACACAAGTGGTACAACCACCGAGGCTGctgcttaaacacacaaacacacacacagccatcagAACCATGACGCAGTACCAGTGTGGAGGTCACAGCCTCAGTCAGGTTTGCTCCAACATCACATTCATGTCCAGTCATAGCAGGACACTTTGGGCTGGACATGGAAGAAGAGGCccccatgaagaccacttcagATCTCACCGAGACGGGTACCTGAGGGGGAGGCAGGGCGGGGCTGGACCTTCTTGCACTGTGTGTTGGCAGTGGAGGTGCAGTTCCTCACTATCTTCTCATCCGGCTCACACCTGGTGAGGgggcaggcagagagaagggaaaCGGGGCATAAACAGGGGTCATCCTCTCCCCATCCATGCTGAAGGAGCCAGGCATCAGGGGTGCACAGACTCACCTTGAACACCTCTTGCACACCTCACACGGCTGGTCAGGAGCACAGAATCTCCCTGGTCTGCACCGACACTCCGTGTTGTGAGTGTGCGTGCACGCCCTCACCATTTCCTCGTCTGAGAGGGCAACATGGAAAGGCCTTGTTAAGTCTCACTTTGTGCTTGGAGCTCTCTGAAAAGGTTCagtattgatttttcttctaCAGTCAGTCCGATCGATGGCGTGAAGCCGCCAAACAGAATTACCTGAGCGACACTGTGTGCACTTGAAACACTGCCTCAGTCCGCCGGCGTGCTCAGCGTACGTCCCGTAGTCGCATTCCTCACACTGCCCCTTCTCTCCTGCCCTGGTGCAAGGCGACATCACACGtgtacctgacacacacacacacacacacacttttctttatcACATCATTTCTTTATACAGCTACATAACTGAACCTCTGGCTCAGGATGGGGCTCAGCCGCCATCAGGGGTCTGCAGGCAGGACTCTGTGGACTGAACCAGGTGGCTCACCGGCTGGACAGTTCAAACAGCACATGTGGCCGTTGTGGTACTCCAGGCCATCTCTGCAGTGGACGTTCCACCTCATCCAGCTGCCTCCTTGATCCAGACCAGGCCTCGGAAACGCCCCAGTGGACGTGGTATGACAGATCAGTAGAAGAGAAACCTTTGGAAAAAAGTTCAAATGTTAAACGCAGATAACACGGCTAGTGTTCACTCCCTTCTTCAGCTTTACAAGTGGTTTCACTGACCAGTGGGATGAAGTAATTAACCAGCTAGTGGACTGACAGACAGTTAGTCCAATCAGTCAGAATAACTGATCATGTAGTGGCTTTTTCAGCAAGGATACCTCAGATTTAGTGGCTCCAGCTCTAAACATTTAAACAGGTCAACTTCTGCTCTGGTAAATTAAAATGGCAATTTTAAAAACCTCTAACGTTTTACAGACCAGTCGTTTAATGAAGACAAATACTAACGGACTGATGAATATCATCAGTTGTAGCTCTGACTTTGAGAATCAACTAACTTGGAGCATACATGCCAGACACACTGTGGTTCAGACCAGCTGATTATCTTTGGATAAACACCTAATGGAGAGAGCACTGAGCAGACTCGCTCACTCTTCATCTGCCCCCTGGCTGGGGCCAACCCCCCTGTGACATCCCAACAGTACAGAAGAACAGCGCACAGAAAGGCCCCACCGTTTCAAATCATGTCCATGTTGACTTGGTTTTTCTCCGGctgactgtgtttctgtcactcATACTGTGTCTGAAgacagccccccccccgtctTGGAAACACATCAGCTCCTCTCACAGGAAATGATGCTTTTACCAGGAACACTTATCTAAAGTTTAGAACGCTCCacacaaagaaaggaaaataacTCATTTCTTCCTCATGATGCAACACTTCATAACGATTGATGACCGTACCTCTGATCACGTCGGGGGGGCATCTTAAACTCACAGGCCTCAGAAACCGGATGAGACCAAATACAGTGAGCCAGAAACCAGGCTCATCGAGTTTAGCTacactttttatttgtcaaCAGTATCCAGGTGTGCTGCCCtacacagtgacatcacagcaggcacacacacacagacacacacacacacacacacacttcatgagATGTAATAATGACCTAAATCATGTTCAGACCTGATCTGGTACTGAGTGACAAATGAAACCAACCTCCATTCAGATCTATTCAGACCCTGGACTTTTTGGACTGACTCACACTTCAATCTCTCTGGCAcatggagagggggggggggggggggggggggtaacaaCACAGCCACTCTGTCAAGCCAAAGAGGAATTTcacacctggggggggggggggggcgcgcGCTTCCCCTCACCAGTTACTCTTCAAGTCTGACTCTACCTGGATACACTCCCCACCTCAGAGGCTCCTCACCCCGCCCGGGCGACGACGACGACACGGGCCCGGAAGTGAGAACTTAGAgaactgactgacagacagacggacagaaacAGACcgaaagacagaaacagacagacaaaaagaccGACAGACAGACTCACCAGACTCACCAGACTCCGCCAGTTCGTGGCCATGCTGTGGCAGGGCCGTTCTCCTCCTCACGCTctcctctcacactctctctctcactctctctctctctccggctGATCTTAGTGCCCTCACAGTGTCTCGTGCTCTGTCCCCACCGCCGGCAGGTGTGAGCTCTTCAGGGTAACGGCGTGACGTACGAGGAGGGGCGTGGTCCCCCAGCTCACGCGCCTTAGGAAGAGAGTGAACCCAGCCCGGGAAAAAGTACACAGGGACTACTTCAGACTGTGTACTGGTGCTACTGCAtgtactgctgctagtactttaagtactgctgctagtactttAAGTACTGCTGGTGCTACTGCATGCACTGCTGCTAGTACTTTAagtactgctgctagtactttAAGTACTGCTGGTGCTACTGCATGCACTGCTGCTAGTACTTTAaatactgctactgctactgcatgtactgctgctagtactttAAGTACTGCTGGTGCTACTGCAtgtactgctgctagtactttaagtactgctgctagtactttAAGTACTGCTGGTGCTACTGCATGCACTGCTGCTAGTACTTTAagtactgctgctagtactttAAGTACTGCTGGTGCTACTGCATGCACTGCTGCTAGTACTTTAaatactgctactgctactgcatgtactgctgctagtactttAAGTACTGCTGGTGCTACTGCAtgtactgctgctagtactttAAGTACTGCTGGTGCTACTGCATGCACTGCTGCAAGTACTTTAAGTACTGCTACTGCAtgtactgctgctagtactttAAGTACTGCTACTGCGTGTACTGCTGGTAGTACTTTAagtactgctactgctactgcatgTACTGCTGCAAGTACTTTAAGTACTGCTGGTGTTACTGCATGCACTGCTGCTAGTACTTTAagtactgctactgctactgcatgtactgctgctagtactttAAGTACTGCTACTGCGTGTACTGCTGGtaggaaaatgtacttaaagtttCACAAGTATTCAAAGTACAAAAACTTTATAGTTGTACTGAAATTCAGTGCaggagtaaatgtactcagttaccTGAGAATACTGGACTGGGGATGAATGGATGTGACTGTTTGCAGGTCC comes from Pempheris klunzingeri isolate RE-2024b chromosome 7, fPemKlu1.hap1, whole genome shotgun sequence and encodes:
- the LOC139204273 gene encoding tumor necrosis factor receptor superfamily member 10B-like isoform X5; this translates as MATNWRSLVSLVSLLLICHTTSTGAFPRPGLDQGGSWMRWNVHCRDGLEYHNGHMCCLNCPAGTRVMSPCTRAGEKGQCEECDYGTYAEHAGGLRQCFKCTQCRSDEEMVRACTHTHNTECRCRPGRFCAPDQPCEVCKRCSRCEPDEKIVRNCTSTANTQCKKVQPRPASPSGTRLAASVVVPLVLSLFAVVVIIVGVVLWRCRTEAGSRRGRRGGVKAGQRSSDHCPTEGKKDGEPQVSGRPSLILSQLLEDEPFPKLVPVNGVESLRKCFEYFEETDVDIYKRFFRHLGISDNVIKSKDPLPFEDRIHELLNIWVEKEGRDASLNDLLKALLDLNQRRTAETIKESAVHSGQYFCCDD
- the LOC139204273 gene encoding tumor necrosis factor receptor superfamily member 10B-like isoform X1; this encodes MATNWRSLVSLVSLLLICHTTSTGAFPRPGLDQGGSWMRWNVHCRDGLEYHNGHMCCLNCPAGTRVMSPCTRAGEKGQCEECDYGTYAEHAGGLRQCFKCTQCRSDEEMVRACTHTHNTECRCRPGRFCAPDQPCEVCKRCSRCEPDEKIVRNCTSTANTQCKKVQPRPASPSGTRLAASVVVPLVLSLFAVVVIIVGVVLWRCRTEAGSRRGRRGGVKAGQRSSDHCPTEGKKDGEPQVSGRPSLILSQLLVRAKPSAGTEDECKGLCQSLNSSASNSQHSLTGPPCSAFPASPPRASPVAPSRREDEPFPKLVPVNGVESLRKCFEYFEETDVDIYKRFFRHLGISDNVIKSKDPLPFEDRIHELLNIWVEKEGRDASLNDLLKALLDLNQRRTAETIKESAVHSGQYFCCDD
- the LOC139204273 gene encoding tumor necrosis factor receptor superfamily member 10B-like isoform X3; the encoded protein is MATNWRSLVSLLLICHTTSTGAFPRPGLDQGGSWMRWNVHCRDGLEYHNGHMCCLNCPAGTRVMSPCTRAGEKGQCEECDYGTYAEHAGGLRQCFKCTQCRSDEEMVRACTHTHNTECRCRPGRFCAPDQPCEVCKRCSRCEPDEKIVRNCTSTANTQCKKVQPRPASPSGTRLAASVVVPLVLSLFAVVVIIVGVVLWRCRTEAGSRRGRRGGVKAGQRSSDHCPTEGKKDGEPQVSGRPSLILSQLLVRAKPSAGTEDECKGLCQSLNSSASNSQHSLTGPPCSAFPASPPRASPVAPSRREDEPFPKLVPVNGVESLRKCFEYFEETDVDIYKRFFRHLGISDNVIKSKDPLPFEDRIHELLNIWVEKEGRDASLNDLLKALLDLNQRRTAETIKESAVHSGQYFCCDD
- the LOC139204273 gene encoding tumor necrosis factor receptor superfamily member 10B-like isoform X4 yields the protein MATNWRSLVSLVSLLLICHTTSTGAFPRPGLDQGGSWMRWNVHCRDGLEYHNGHMCCLNCPAGTRVMSPCTRAGEKGQCEECDYGTYAEHAGGLRQCFKCTQCRSDEEMVRACTHTHNTECRCRPGRFCAPDQPCEVCKRCSRCEPDEKIVRNCTSTANTQCKKVQPRPASPSAASVVVPLVLSLFAVVVIIVGVVLWRCRTEAGSRRGRRGGVKAGQRSSDHCPTEGKKDGEPQVSGRPSLILSQLLVRAKPSAGTEDECKGLCQSLNSSASNSQHSLTGPPCSAFPASPPRASPVAPSRREDEPFPKLVPVNGVESLRKCFEYFEETDVDIYKRFFRHLGISDNVIKSKDPLPFEDRIHELLNIWVEKEGRDASLNDLLKALLDLNQRRTAETIKESAVHSGQYFCCDD
- the LOC139204273 gene encoding tumor necrosis factor receptor superfamily member 10B-like isoform X2, which gives rise to MATNWRSLVSLVSLLLICHTTSTGAFPRPGLDQGGSWMRWNVHCRDGLEYHNGHMCCLNCPAGTRVMSPCTRAGEKGQCEECDYGTYAEHAGGLRQCFKCTQCRSDEEMVRACTHTHNTECRCRPGRFCAPDQPCEVCKRCSRCEPDEKIVRNCTSTANTQCKKVQPRPASPSAAASVVVPLVLSLFAVVVIIVGVVLWRCRTEAGSRRGRRGGVKAGQRSSDHCPTEGKKDGEPQVSGRPSLILSQLLVRAKPSAGTEDECKGLCQSLNSSASNSQHSLTGPPCSAFPASPPRASPVAPSRREDEPFPKLVPVNGVESLRKCFEYFEETDVDIYKRFFRHLGISDNVIKSKDPLPFEDRIHELLNIWVEKEGRDASLNDLLKALLDLNQRRTAETIKESAVHSGQYFCCDD